In one Mustelus asterias unplaced genomic scaffold, sMusAst1.hap1.1 HAP1_SCAFFOLD_1481, whole genome shotgun sequence genomic region, the following are encoded:
- the LOC144488345 gene encoding elongation factor 1-gamma-like has product MDEFKRKYSNEDTLAVALPHFWEHFDGEGWSIWYGEYKYAAELSLTFMSCNLISGMFQRLDKLRKNAFASVILFGANNDSSISGVWVFRGHELAFPMSPDWQVDYESYSWQKLDVDSEECRTMVKEYFAWEGEFKHVGKSFNQGKIFK; this is encoded by the exons ATGGACGAGTTTAAACGCAAATACTCAAACGAGGACACTTTAGCTGTCGCGTTGCCGCACTTCTGGGAGCATTTCGACGGCGAGGGCTGGTCCATCTGGTACGGGGAGTACAAGTATGCCGCCGAACTCAGCCTCACCTTCATGAGCTGTAACCTGATCTCCG GTATGTTCCAGCGCTTGGACAAGCTCCGCAAGAACGCCTTTGCCAGTGTGATCCTGTTCGGGGCGAACAACGACAGCAGTATCTCCGGGGTCTGGGTGTTCCGTGGCCATGAGCTGGCCTTCCCG ATGTCTCCCGACTGGCAAGTGGACTACGAGTCCTACAGCTGGCAAAAGCTGGACGTTGACAGTGAGGAGTGCAGGACGATGGTGAAGGAATACTTCGCCTGGGAGGGAGAGTTCAAGCACGTGGGCAAATCCTTTAACCAGGGCAAGATCTTCAAGTGA